A single region of the Mercenaria mercenaria strain notata chromosome 6, MADL_Memer_1, whole genome shotgun sequence genome encodes:
- the LOC123549159 gene encoding protein preY, mitochondrial-like isoform X2: MRITLDVSNISSLVKNLRLQQSTKTQCLFQQPGATLFVQKHKLFCSQTDQSSDNTNSQQFDERLLEVLVCPLSKQPLRYDKANNELVSESIGVAYPIKNGIPNLVPQDARTFEKPTEIDT, encoded by the exons ATGAGGATAACCTTAGACGTATCCAATATAT CTTCACTTGTCAAGAACTTGAGACTCCAGCAGTCAACAAAGACACAATGCTTATTTCAACAGCCAGGTGCTACTTTATTTGTGCAAAAGCATAAGTTATTCTGTTCCCAGACTGACCAGTCCAGCGATAATACCAACAGTCAACAGTTTGATGAACGTCTGCTTGAAGTACTTGTATGCCCTCTCTCAAAGCAACCAttaag GTATGACAAGGCCAACAATGAGCTGGTGAGTGAAAGTATAGGTGTGGCTTATCCAATCAAAAATGGGATTCCAAACCTTGTACCTCAGGATGCAAGAACATTTGAAAAACCTACAGAAATTGACACATGA
- the LOC123549159 gene encoding protein preY, mitochondrial-like isoform X1, whose amino-acid sequence MALPLRHFRHFHTSLVKNLRLQQSTKTQCLFQQPGATLFVQKHKLFCSQTDQSSDNTNSQQFDERLLEVLVCPLSKQPLRYDKANNELVSESIGVAYPIKNGIPNLVPQDARTFEKPTEIDT is encoded by the exons ATGGCGCTGCCCTTGCGACATTTTCGGCATTTTCATA CTTCACTTGTCAAGAACTTGAGACTCCAGCAGTCAACAAAGACACAATGCTTATTTCAACAGCCAGGTGCTACTTTATTTGTGCAAAAGCATAAGTTATTCTGTTCCCAGACTGACCAGTCCAGCGATAATACCAACAGTCAACAGTTTGATGAACGTCTGCTTGAAGTACTTGTATGCCCTCTCTCAAAGCAACCAttaag GTATGACAAGGCCAACAATGAGCTGGTGAGTGAAAGTATAGGTGTGGCTTATCCAATCAAAAATGGGATTCCAAACCTTGTACCTCAGGATGCAAGAACATTTGAAAAACCTACAGAAATTGACACATGA